A genomic window from Pseudokineococcus lusitanus includes:
- a CDS encoding magnesium and cobalt transport protein CorA, which produces MGVVDNAVYVGGRRAADPTSLEATYELVREHAGMAWIGLYRPSHEEIRSVADEFGIHELAVEDTVLAHQRPKLERYDDVLFTVLRPARYLDVEEEVEFGEVHVITGPDFVVTVRHAEAPDLARVRRRVEADPQLLGFGPQAVLYAVLDQVVDDYSPVLAGLENDIDEIEDQVFGGDPAVSRRIYELLREVIAFQRATHPLVGMLADLDAGSRAYGVSEELQRYLRDVQDHAVRVVERADAFRVLLHNILTVNATLVGQRQNEETQRLTEASLAQSEEVKRISSWAAILFAPTLVGTIYGMNFETMPELGWRFGYPFAVALMLLCGVALHAVFKRRGWL; this is translated from the coding sequence ATGGGTGTGGTGGACAACGCCGTCTACGTCGGCGGTCGGCGGGCGGCGGACCCGACGAGCCTGGAGGCGACCTACGAGCTCGTCCGGGAGCACGCAGGGATGGCGTGGATCGGCCTCTACCGGCCCTCGCACGAGGAGATCCGTTCTGTCGCGGACGAGTTCGGGATCCACGAGCTCGCCGTCGAGGACACGGTCCTGGCCCACCAGCGCCCCAAGCTCGAGCGGTACGACGACGTCCTCTTCACCGTGCTGCGGCCCGCCCGGTACCTCGACGTCGAGGAGGAGGTCGAGTTCGGCGAGGTGCACGTCATCACCGGCCCCGACTTCGTCGTCACCGTCCGGCACGCCGAGGCGCCGGACCTCGCCCGGGTCCGCCGTCGGGTGGAGGCGGACCCGCAGCTGCTGGGCTTCGGCCCGCAGGCGGTGCTCTACGCCGTCCTCGACCAGGTCGTCGACGACTACTCCCCGGTGCTCGCTGGCCTCGAGAACGACATCGACGAGATCGAGGACCAGGTCTTCGGCGGGGACCCGGCGGTGTCGCGGCGCATCTACGAGCTGCTGCGGGAGGTCATCGCCTTCCAGCGGGCCACCCACCCCCTCGTGGGGATGCTCGCCGACCTCGACGCCGGCTCGCGCGCGTACGGGGTGTCCGAGGAGCTGCAGCGGTACCTGCGCGACGTGCAGGACCACGCCGTGCGCGTCGTCGAGCGGGCGGACGCCTTCCGCGTCCTCCTCCACAACATCCTCACCGTCAACGCGACGCTCGTCGGTCAGCGGCAGAACGAGGAGACGCAGCGGCTGACGGAGGCGAGCCTCGCCCAGAGCGAGGAGGTGAAGCGCATCTCCTCGTGGGCGGCCATCCTCTTCGCCCCGACCCTCGTGGGGACGATCTACGGGATGAACTTCGAGACGATGCCGGAGCTCGGCTGGCGCTTCGGCTACCCCTTCGCCGTCGCGCTCATGCTGCTGTGCGGCGTCGCGCTGCACGCGGTCTTCAAGCGCCGCGGGTGGCTCTGA
- a CDS encoding YcnI family protein, giving the protein MTRTTVRPTPRTSSTTHRPALTVALVAGLVVLPAAAASAHVRVGVDDASGGAYSVMTFRVPNESDTAGTTEVAVQLPTDTPITFVSVEPVPGWTAEVVRGDLPEPVTSEEGTVTRAVLSVTWTADEGVQIGPDEFQRFVVVAGPLPAEGTDVVLPTTQTYSDGEVVAWDEPVAEGQEEPEFPAPSFTTVAASTGEVGTTTPVADDGATATAEGDTTARWLGAGGLALGVVALLVAFPRDGSRRRPAR; this is encoded by the coding sequence ATGACCCGCACCACCGTCCGTCCCACCCCTCGCACGTCCTCGACCACCCACCGCCCCGCCCTCACCGTCGCCCTCGTCGCCGGGCTCGTCGTCCTGCCCGCGGCCGCGGCCTCGGCGCACGTGCGCGTCGGCGTCGACGACGCGAGCGGCGGCGCCTACAGCGTCATGACCTTCCGCGTGCCCAACGAGTCGGACACCGCGGGGACCACGGAGGTCGCCGTCCAGCTGCCCACCGACACCCCGATCACCTTCGTGTCCGTCGAGCCCGTGCCCGGGTGGACCGCCGAGGTCGTCCGGGGCGACCTGCCGGAGCCGGTGACGTCCGAGGAGGGGACGGTCACCCGGGCCGTCCTCTCGGTGACGTGGACGGCCGACGAGGGCGTCCAGATCGGCCCGGACGAGTTCCAGCGGTTCGTGGTCGTGGCCGGGCCGCTGCCCGCCGAGGGCACCGACGTGGTGCTGCCGACGACGCAGACCTACTCCGACGGGGAGGTCGTCGCCTGGGACGAGCCGGTGGCTGAGGGGCAGGAGGAGCCCGAGTTCCCCGCCCCCTCGTTCACCACGGTCGCGGCGTCGACCGGCGAGGTCGGGACGACGACCCCCGTCGCGGACGACGGGGCGACGGCGACCGCGGAGGGCGACACGACGGCCCGGTGGCTGGGGGCCGGCGGGCTGGCCCTCGGTGTCGTCGCCCTGCTGGTCGCGTTCCCGCGCGATGGGTCCCGGCGGCGTCCGGCGCGCTGA
- a CDS encoding PQQ-dependent sugar dehydrogenase, with translation MTKKSSRVALGATLGALALPAALLVGLPAAAHPGHDHGQPAAAADDALDWGNYERVLLTKDTGEPIDLAVLPDGEVLHTARNGDVRLTDPDAGTTDVIARFDVYANSEDGMQTIGLAPDFEESGWVYVYYAPREMEGTATNGLPYPSTTAAGSAPTTLPPGADDATYWQQWLGYNQLSRVKYDAEARTFDMATEQVIIKVEVQRGQCCHVGGDFDFDADGDVYLATGDNTPAGTPGANGYAPNNDAPGMNPGLDARRGAGSTNDLRGKVLQLRVAEDGSYTTPDDNLFAPGTESTRPEIFYMGVRNPFRMDVDAETGSVSWGDYGPDAGAADPARGPMGLVEWVTTGVDQPGNSGWPYCTGDQSAYNDWDFATATPRDWFDCDAGPTNTSRWNTGLDQVPPATPATLWYGDDTDDQPWPELTDFGPGGQGPMGGPVYHYDAENPSQTKFPEHWDQKSFFAEFSQDYVAAFTVDWPAGPVTQIENFLPNDALLDAAQPVWDNPMDIEFGPDGSLYVLDYGDGFFRQNPDAGLYRVDWAPGNKTPQASFTATPVSGSDAPLEVTFDGSASVDPEGSALTYGWDFDGDGTVDAEGPTATHTYTERGLFTAVLRVTDASGKVGVTSRRISVGNVAPTVTIQDPPDGGFFSWGDSVPFRITTDDPEDGTATDCTKVSWTFGLGHAEHAHPEILGTGCQGAWATPADAPEHGDTEKLYGVVVVTYTDRGADGLAGATGEASLTLNPKTQEAEHHDATQGVEVVEDASASGRAYVSGFEPGDWIANDPVNLTGVEEVVARTRGGAGALELRWGAADAEPFMTVPVAAAEAWTDTTVALADAPTGSGVLYVTSTGGFDVDSMTFEGPGVADVAAPVVTATTTPTAPSGQGGWWTGPVTVQLAATDNGTLSRVERSLDGGATWTNVLSRGVVAPFQVTAQGVTQVQYRAVDAGGNVSAVGTLEVKIDSEAPVVSTGVEDGATFGDSDVLVPGGDVTDATSGVATTTATLGGVEVPVGEELELWRFPLGEHEYVVTATDVAGNTATASSTITLETSTDDLVALVSRFEDDGLLSRRGANQLQTRLAVLVRHEDAGRTAQAVRAAEAFKAAASNRAWVADPELRALFQRDADALVAGWTAR, from the coding sequence ATGACGAAGAAGTCATCGAGGGTGGCGCTGGGGGCGACGCTCGGAGCGCTCGCCTTGCCCGCCGCGCTGCTCGTGGGGCTGCCCGCCGCAGCGCACCCCGGGCACGACCACGGCCAGCCCGCCGCGGCCGCCGACGACGCGCTCGACTGGGGCAACTACGAGCGCGTCCTGCTGACGAAGGACACCGGCGAGCCCATCGACCTCGCCGTCCTGCCCGACGGGGAGGTGCTCCACACCGCCCGCAACGGCGACGTGCGGCTGACCGACCCCGACGCCGGGACGACGGACGTCATCGCCCGCTTCGACGTCTACGCCAACTCCGAGGACGGGATGCAGACCATCGGTCTGGCGCCGGACTTCGAGGAGAGCGGCTGGGTCTACGTCTACTACGCGCCGCGGGAGATGGAGGGGACGGCCACCAACGGCCTGCCCTACCCGTCGACGACGGCGGCCGGCTCCGCGCCGACCACGCTCCCCCCGGGCGCGGACGACGCGACCTACTGGCAGCAGTGGCTCGGGTACAACCAGCTGAGCCGGGTCAAGTACGACGCCGAGGCCCGCACCTTCGACATGGCCACCGAGCAGGTGATCATCAAGGTCGAGGTGCAGCGCGGCCAGTGCTGCCACGTCGGCGGCGACTTCGACTTCGACGCCGACGGCGACGTCTACCTGGCCACGGGCGACAACACGCCGGCCGGCACCCCCGGCGCCAACGGCTACGCGCCGAACAACGACGCGCCCGGCATGAACCCCGGCCTGGACGCCCGTCGCGGCGCCGGCAGCACGAACGACCTGCGCGGCAAGGTGCTCCAGCTCCGGGTGGCCGAGGACGGCTCGTACACGACCCCGGACGACAACCTCTTCGCCCCGGGCACCGAGAGCACGCGCCCCGAGATCTTCTACATGGGCGTCCGCAACCCGTTCCGCATGGACGTCGACGCCGAGACCGGCAGCGTCAGCTGGGGCGACTACGGCCCGGACGCCGGTGCGGCCGACCCGGCCCGCGGGCCCATGGGCCTCGTCGAGTGGGTCACCACCGGCGTCGACCAGCCCGGCAACTCCGGGTGGCCGTACTGCACCGGTGACCAGTCGGCCTACAACGACTGGGACTTCGCCACCGCGACCCCGCGCGACTGGTTCGACTGCGACGCCGGCCCCACCAACACCTCCCGGTGGAACACGGGCCTCGACCAGGTGCCCCCGGCCACGCCGGCGACGCTCTGGTACGGCGACGACACCGACGACCAGCCGTGGCCCGAGCTGACCGACTTCGGCCCCGGTGGCCAGGGCCCCATGGGCGGCCCCGTCTACCACTACGACGCCGAGAACCCCTCGCAGACGAAGTTCCCCGAGCACTGGGACCAGAAGTCCTTCTTCGCCGAGTTCTCCCAGGACTACGTGGCGGCCTTCACCGTCGACTGGCCCGCGGGCCCGGTGACGCAGATCGAGAACTTCCTGCCGAACGACGCCCTCCTCGACGCGGCGCAGCCGGTGTGGGACAACCCGATGGACATCGAGTTCGGCCCCGACGGGTCGCTCTACGTCCTGGACTACGGCGACGGCTTCTTCCGCCAGAACCCCGACGCGGGCCTCTACCGCGTCGACTGGGCGCCGGGCAACAAGACGCCGCAGGCGTCCTTCACCGCCACGCCGGTCTCCGGCAGCGACGCCCCGCTCGAGGTCACCTTCGACGGCTCGGCGTCGGTCGACCCCGAGGGCAGCGCCCTCACCTACGGCTGGGACTTCGACGGCGACGGCACGGTCGACGCCGAGGGCCCGACGGCGACGCACACCTACACCGAGCGCGGCCTGTTCACCGCGGTCCTCCGCGTCACGGACGCCTCCGGCAAGGTCGGCGTCACGAGCCGTCGCATCTCGGTCGGCAACGTCGCCCCGACGGTGACGATCCAGGACCCGCCCGACGGCGGCTTCTTCAGCTGGGGCGACTCGGTGCCCTTCCGCATCACCACCGACGACCCGGAGGACGGCACCGCGACCGACTGCACGAAGGTCTCCTGGACCTTCGGCCTCGGCCACGCCGAGCACGCGCACCCGGAGATCCTCGGCACTGGCTGCCAGGGCGCGTGGGCCACGCCGGCCGACGCCCCCGAGCACGGTGACACCGAGAAGCTCTACGGCGTCGTCGTCGTCACCTACACCGACCGCGGTGCGGACGGCCTGGCCGGCGCGACGGGCGAGGCGTCGCTGACCCTCAACCCGAAGACGCAGGAGGCGGAGCACCACGACGCCACCCAGGGCGTGGAGGTCGTCGAGGACGCCTCCGCGAGCGGCCGCGCGTACGTCTCCGGCTTCGAGCCCGGTGACTGGATCGCCAACGACCCGGTCAACCTCACCGGCGTCGAGGAGGTCGTGGCCCGCACCCGTGGCGGCGCCGGCGCCCTCGAGCTCCGCTGGGGCGCCGCCGACGCGGAGCCCTTCATGACGGTCCCCGTCGCCGCCGCGGAGGCGTGGACCGACACGACCGTCGCGCTGGCCGACGCCCCCACCGGCTCCGGCGTCCTCTACGTCACGAGCACCGGCGGCTTCGACGTCGACTCGATGACCTTCGAGGGCCCGGGCGTCGCCGACGTCGCGGCCCCGGTGGTCACGGCCACGACCACCCCGACCGCGCCCAGCGGTCAGGGCGGCTGGTGGACCGGTCCCGTCACCGTCCAGCTGGCGGCGACGGACAACGGCACGCTGTCCCGGGTCGAGCGCTCGCTCGACGGCGGGGCGACGTGGACGAACGTCCTCTCCCGCGGGGTCGTGGCGCCCTTCCAGGTCACCGCGCAGGGCGTCACGCAGGTGCAGTACCGGGCGGTCGACGCGGGCGGCAACGTCTCGGCGGTCGGCACGCTCGAGGTGAAGATCGACTCGGAGGCGCCCGTGGTCTCCACCGGCGTCGAGGACGGCGCGACCTTCGGCGACTCCGACGTCCTGGTGCCGGGCGGTGACGTCACCGACGCCACCTCCGGCGTCGCCACGACGACGGCCACGCTCGGCGGGGTCGAGGTGCCGGTGGGCGAGGAGCTCGAGCTCTGGCGCTTCCCGCTCGGCGAGCACGAGTACGTCGTCACGGCCACCGACGTCGCCGGCAACACGGCGACGGCGAGCTCGACGATCACGCTCGAGACCTCGACGGACGACCTCGTCGCCCTCGTGTCCCGCTTCGAGGACGACGGGCTCCTGTCCCGCCGCGGCGCGAACCAGCTCCAGACGCGCCTCGCCGTCCTCGTCCGCCACGAGGACGCCGGCCGGACCGCGCAGGCGGTCCGGGCCGCGGAGGCCTTCAAGGCTGCTGCGTCCAACCGGGCCTGGGTCGCCGACCCCGAGCTCCGCGCGCTCTTCCAGCGCGACGCGGACGCCCTCGTCGCCGGCTGGACCGCGCGATGA
- a CDS encoding STAS domain-containing protein translates to MGTGSEQQPLRAAVHVDPADPERLWLTGDVDLHAVEAAGTGLWEALRGVRVVEAGGVTFMDSTGLRCLTAAMGGARLAGVRLTVVDPPPQVRHVLRVSGVEALVDVVEDGGPAPG, encoded by the coding sequence GTGGGTACCGGGTCCGAGCAGCAGCCCCTCCGGGCCGCCGTCCACGTCGACCCGGCCGACCCGGAGCGCCTGTGGCTCACCGGCGACGTCGACCTCCACGCCGTCGAGGCGGCCGGCACCGGCCTGTGGGAGGCGCTCCGCGGCGTCCGCGTGGTCGAGGCGGGCGGCGTCACCTTCATGGACTCGACGGGGCTGCGGTGCCTCACCGCCGCGATGGGCGGCGCCCGCCTCGCCGGCGTCCGGCTCACCGTCGTCGACCCGCCGCCGCAGGTGCGGCACGTCCTGCGCGTCAGCGGGGTCGAGGCGCTCGTCGACGTCGTCGAGGACGGGGGCCCGGCGCCCGGCTGA
- the prpB gene encoding methylisocitrate lyase, translating to MLSSTRTPSEKRRAFRAGLASGTTQRFPGAFTPLSTRLVQEKGFEGVYLSGAVMANELGLPDVGLTTLTEVALRATQVASATDLPVLVDADTGFGEPMNVARTVQALEDAGVAGLHVEDQVNPKRCGHLDGKEVVDEATAVRRVRAAVGARRDPDLVVMARTDVRGVSGLAAATDRARALVDAGADAVFPEAMASLEEFAAMRAAVDVPLLANMTEFGRSDLFTVQQLQDVGVDMVIFPVSMLRVAMGAVERALDELAATGTLAGQVPTMQTRARLYELVDYAGYAAFDEGVVSFDLRDNRTS from the coding sequence ATGCTGTCCTCCACCCGCACGCCGTCCGAGAAGCGGCGCGCCTTCCGCGCCGGGCTGGCCTCCGGCACGACCCAGCGGTTCCCCGGCGCCTTCACGCCGCTGTCCACGCGGCTGGTGCAGGAGAAGGGCTTCGAGGGCGTCTACCTCTCGGGCGCCGTCATGGCCAACGAGCTGGGGCTGCCCGACGTCGGGCTGACGACGCTCACCGAGGTGGCGCTGCGGGCGACCCAGGTCGCCTCGGCGACGGACCTGCCCGTGCTCGTGGACGCCGACACGGGCTTCGGCGAGCCGATGAACGTCGCGCGCACCGTGCAGGCGCTCGAGGACGCCGGCGTGGCCGGGCTGCACGTCGAGGACCAGGTCAACCCCAAGCGGTGCGGCCACCTCGACGGCAAGGAGGTCGTCGACGAGGCGACGGCGGTGCGGCGCGTCCGCGCCGCCGTCGGCGCGCGGCGCGACCCCGACCTCGTCGTCATGGCGCGCACCGACGTCCGGGGCGTGAGCGGCCTGGCGGCCGCCACCGACCGGGCGAGGGCGCTCGTGGACGCGGGCGCCGACGCCGTCTTCCCCGAGGCCATGGCCTCCCTCGAGGAGTTCGCGGCGATGCGGGCCGCCGTCGACGTGCCGCTGCTCGCCAACATGACCGAGTTCGGCAGGAGCGACCTCTTCACCGTCCAGCAGCTGCAGGACGTCGGCGTCGACATGGTGATCTTCCCCGTGTCCATGCTCCGCGTCGCCATGGGCGCGGTCGAGCGGGCCCTCGACGAGCTGGCCGCCACGGGGACGCTCGCCGGCCAGGTCCCGACCATGCAGACGCGGGCGCGGCTCTACGAGCTCGTCGACTACGCGGGCTACGCCGCCTTCGACGAGGGCGTCGTGTCCTTCGACCTGCGCGACAACCGCACGAGCTGA
- a CDS encoding bifunctional 2-methylcitrate synthase/citrate synthase: MDEGTDVTDGIRKGLAGVVVDTTAISRVDPTTSSLLYRGYPVQELAARCSFEQVAWLLWHGELPTAEELAALEARERAGRALHPQVREVVDRCPTTAHPMDVLRTAISCAGALDPDAADDSPRAELAKAERLLAAVPGMVAYDQRRRRGLDVVEPRDDLDHARNFLWTTFGEEPTDVAAEAFRVSMVLYAEHSFNASTFTARVVTSTLADLHSAVVAAVGALKGPLHGGANEAVVRMLDEVGTADAAEAWLDGALADGRKIMGFGHRVYKDGDSRVPTMEASLDRLVAEHDATGTAELYARLAAAMDARKGIKPNLDYPSGPAYRLLGFDTEAFTPLFVASRVVGWTAHVMEQRAANSLIRPLSAYDGPAERHLPGA, from the coding sequence GTGGACGAGGGCACGGACGTGACGGACGGCATCCGCAAGGGGCTGGCGGGGGTCGTCGTCGACACGACGGCGATCTCGCGGGTCGACCCGACGACGAGCTCGCTGCTCTACCGGGGCTACCCGGTGCAGGAGCTGGCGGCGCGGTGCTCGTTCGAGCAGGTCGCGTGGCTCCTGTGGCACGGCGAGCTGCCGACCGCCGAGGAGCTCGCGGCCCTCGAGGCCCGGGAGCGGGCCGGCCGCGCGCTGCACCCGCAGGTGCGCGAGGTCGTCGACCGCTGCCCGACGACGGCGCACCCGATGGACGTGCTGCGCACCGCGATCAGCTGTGCCGGCGCCCTCGACCCCGACGCCGCCGACGACAGCCCGCGTGCCGAGCTGGCCAAGGCCGAGCGGCTGCTCGCCGCGGTCCCGGGGATGGTCGCCTACGACCAGCGCCGGCGACGGGGCCTGGACGTCGTCGAGCCGCGCGACGACCTCGACCACGCCCGCAACTTCCTCTGGACGACCTTCGGCGAGGAGCCGACGGACGTCGCCGCGGAGGCGTTCCGCGTGTCGATGGTGCTGTACGCCGAGCACTCGTTCAACGCCTCGACCTTCACCGCGCGCGTCGTCACCTCGACGCTGGCGGACCTGCACTCGGCCGTGGTCGCCGCCGTGGGCGCGCTCAAGGGCCCCCTGCACGGCGGCGCCAACGAGGCCGTGGTCCGCATGCTCGACGAGGTCGGCACGGCCGACGCGGCGGAGGCCTGGCTGGACGGCGCCCTCGCGGACGGCCGGAAGATCATGGGGTTCGGCCACCGCGTGTACAAGGACGGAGACTCCCGCGTGCCCACCATGGAGGCGTCGCTCGACCGGCTCGTCGCCGAGCACGACGCCACCGGCACGGCCGAGCTGTACGCCCGGCTCGCCGCGGCGATGGACGCGCGCAAGGGCATCAAGCCCAACCTCGACTACCCGAGCGGCCCCGCCTACCGCCTCCTCGGCTTCGACACGGAGGCCTTCACGCCGCTCTTCGTGGCGTCGCGGGTGGTCGGCTGGACCGCCCACGTCATGGAGCAGCGTGCGGCCAACTCCCTCATCCGCCCGCTGTCGGCCTACGACGGCCCGGCGGAGAGGCACCTGCCCGGCGCCTGA
- a CDS encoding sugar phosphate isomerase/epimerase family protein encodes MRKFRTTGDPQLQGNAALGASLGLSRRQVMAAAAAGLAVPVLATATASPAAARPLVVPSKRGIILYSVRDAISRDPLTSDLPSGFREVLRELSRIGYKQIEFAGFRQNANAEGGDVNNVAGARLLKSWLDEYGLDAQGNHGSVPATVTPETTAAFETTMDVAQTLGLEHIGTGSDPTRSRYRADWDAAAEVWQHWGAMAKARGLKLYTHNHQQAYNFLLDAGPLDEAGLPTRSTGTRMLEYFLQITDPTLVYLELDVFWAHVAQHSFPTYTAEDGTLVRKVFDPAALVAANRSRYPLFHAKDGDATGEAEGVGNGYAIVPFGLGDIDYATFFSRIGSEIRGGDLNAMWEQDTAPSATAPAQSLELAKLSYRNLSRLR; translated from the coding sequence ATGAGGAAGTTCCGCACCACCGGTGACCCGCAGCTCCAGGGCAACGCCGCCCTCGGCGCCTCGCTGGGCCTGTCCCGCCGCCAGGTCATGGCGGCCGCCGCGGCCGGCCTCGCCGTCCCCGTCCTCGCCACGGCGACCGCGTCGCCGGCGGCGGCCCGTCCCCTCGTCGTCCCGAGCAAGCGCGGCATCATCCTGTACTCGGTGCGCGACGCCATCTCCCGGGACCCGCTCACCAGCGACCTCCCGTCCGGCTTCCGCGAGGTGCTCCGCGAGCTGAGCAGGATCGGCTACAAGCAGATCGAGTTCGCCGGCTTCCGGCAGAACGCCAACGCCGAGGGCGGTGACGTCAACAACGTCGCGGGCGCCCGCCTGCTCAAGAGCTGGCTCGACGAGTACGGGCTCGACGCCCAGGGCAACCACGGCTCCGTGCCCGCGACGGTGACGCCGGAGACGACCGCCGCCTTCGAGACGACGATGGACGTCGCGCAGACGCTCGGCCTGGAGCACATCGGCACCGGCAGCGACCCCACGCGCAGCCGCTACCGCGCCGACTGGGACGCCGCCGCCGAGGTGTGGCAGCACTGGGGCGCGATGGCCAAGGCGCGGGGCCTCAAGCTGTACACGCACAACCACCAGCAGGCCTACAACTTCCTGCTCGACGCGGGCCCCCTCGACGAGGCCGGCCTGCCGACCCGCTCGACGGGCACCCGGATGCTGGAGTACTTCCTGCAGATCACCGACCCGACGCTCGTGTACCTCGAGCTCGACGTCTTCTGGGCGCACGTGGCCCAGCACTCCTTCCCGACCTACACGGCCGAGGACGGCACGCTCGTCCGCAAGGTCTTCGACCCCGCCGCGCTCGTCGCGGCCAACCGCTCGCGCTACCCGCTCTTCCACGCGAAGGACGGCGACGCGACGGGCGAGGCCGAGGGCGTCGGCAACGGCTACGCCATCGTCCCCTTCGGGCTCGGCGACATCGACTACGCGACCTTCTTCTCGCGGATCGGCAGCGAGATCCGCGGCGGCGACCTCAACGCCATGTGGGAGCAGGACACCGCGCCCAGCGCCACCGCCCCGGCCCAGTCGCTCGAGCTGGCCAAGCTGAGCTACCGGAACCTGTCGCGGCTCCGCTGA
- a CDS encoding ATP-grasp domain-containing protein, protein MTAAPVVLLATCAEVADLDADSRALADALRARGADVRPAVWDAEVDWAAADLVVVRSTWDYVPRREEYLAWAARVAAVTRLENPPDLLRWSTDKAYLEDLRAAGLPVVPSAVLAPGDGGDHPFLGVEHVVKPTVSAGSKDTLRLGADAEGARRSADHVLALHAEGRTALVQPYLAAVDDDGETAVVCADGEVVHAVRKGPLLERGGGRVEGLFAEENISARTAAEAELEVARAALDVVRGRTGRAPLYARVDLLPSEDGPVLLELELAEPSLFLDVTPGAADAVAAAVLRRVAG, encoded by the coding sequence GTGACCGCCGCCCCCGTCGTCCTGCTCGCCACCTGCGCGGAGGTCGCCGACCTCGACGCCGACAGCCGCGCCCTCGCCGACGCGCTGCGGGCGCGCGGTGCGGACGTGCGTCCCGCCGTCTGGGACGCCGAGGTCGACTGGGCGGCCGCCGACCTCGTCGTCGTCCGCTCGACCTGGGACTACGTGCCCCGGCGCGAGGAGTACCTCGCGTGGGCCGCGCGGGTCGCCGCCGTCACCCGGCTGGAGAACCCGCCCGACCTCCTGCGGTGGAGCACGGACAAGGCCTACCTCGAGGACCTGCGCGCCGCCGGCCTGCCCGTCGTGCCCTCGGCGGTCCTCGCGCCCGGCGACGGCGGCGACCACCCCTTCCTCGGCGTCGAGCACGTCGTCAAGCCGACCGTCTCCGCCGGGTCCAAGGACACGCTGCGCCTCGGCGCGGACGCCGAGGGCGCCCGCCGCTCGGCCGACCACGTGCTCGCCCTGCACGCCGAGGGGCGGACGGCTCTCGTCCAGCCCTACCTCGCGGCGGTGGACGACGACGGCGAGACCGCGGTGGTCTGCGCCGACGGCGAGGTGGTGCACGCCGTCCGCAAGGGTCCGCTCCTCGAGCGCGGCGGCGGTCGGGTCGAGGGCCTCTTCGCCGAGGAGAACATCAGCGCCCGCACGGCGGCGGAGGCCGAGCTCGAGGTGGCGCGCGCCGCGCTCGACGTCGTCCGCGGGCGCACCGGCCGGGCGCCGCTCTACGCCCGCGTGGACCTCCTGCCCTCCGAGGACGGCCCGGTCCTCCTCGAGCTCGAGCTGGCGGAGCCGTCCCTCTTCCTCGACGTCACGCCGGGCGCGGCCGACGCCGTCGCCGCCGCGGTGCTGCGCCGCGTCGCCGGCTGA